The Brevibacillus humidisoli DNA segment CCATCGTTTATTCCCGAAGCATTTCCAGCGGTTACGGTCCCATCTTCCCGAAAAGAGGGTTTGAGCGCGGCCAGCCCCTCCAGAGAAATATCGCGCCGAGGGTGCTCATCGGTATCGACCTGGATGGTCTCTTTTCGTTTCTGGACCGGAACCGGGATGATCTCATCCCGAAACAAACCGCTGTCAATCGCCTGGATGGCGTTTTTATGGCTGCGATAGGCGATCTCATCCTGCTCTTCCCGGCTGACCCCGTATTTGTCGGCCAGTCGTTCCGCCGTCTCCCCCATCAGGATCTGGTGATGGGGATCAGTTAACAGCTCCCACAGCGCATCGGTCATCTCACCATGCATGATCCGTTTGCCCCAGCGCGTCTGCTTCAAGACATAGGGAGCATTGCTCATGCTCTCTACCCCTCCGGCGATTACGACCTCGCTGTCTCCCAGCACAATCTGCGACAGCCCGCTGACGATCGCCTGCATCCCCGATGAGCACTGCCGCTGAACCGTGTAGGCGGTCACCTCTTTCCCCAGTCCGGCATCGATCGCCGCTGTACGGGCGATGTTGGCTTCATCGGTTCGCTGGATGCAGTTGCCAAGAATCACCTCGTCCACGTGAGCAGGGTCGATCCCCGAACGATCCAG contains these protein-coding regions:
- a CDS encoding thiolase family protein, which encodes MDPVVIVAAGRTPIGSFGGSLKDVSARKLAEVVIRGILDRSGIDPAHVDEVILGNCIQRTDEANIARTAAIDAGLGKEVTAYTVQRQCSSGMQAIVSGLSQIVLGDSEVVIAGGVESMSNAPYVLKQTRWGKRIMHGEMTDALWELLTDPHHQILMGETAERLADKYGVSREEQDEIAYRSHKNAIQAIDSGLFRDEIIPVPVQKRKETIQVDTDEHPRRDISLEGLAALKPSFREDGTVTAGNASGINDGAAAVLLMKESRAREMGLEPMARIISYAWAGVEPDLMGYGPVPATQKALAKAGLTLHDMERIEVNEAFAAQYLAVEKMLELPRDITNLNGSGISLGHPVGCTGCRIVVSLLNEMKRSGAKRGLATLCVGGGMGMSMVLER